The following are encoded together in the Sulfurihydrogenibium sp. genome:
- a CDS encoding amidohydrolase, which yields MFDLVIKNAWVLTMDENFTEYKNGYIAIKDGKIAEVGENKENLESREVIDANGNIVLPGFINTHTHAAMTLLRGYGSDNPLKVWLEQYIWPVEGKFVSYEFVKDGTDIACYEMLRNGITCFVDMYFYENAVADAVKSAQMRAVLTTGILDFPTPGAKTPDEGIQKTIDFIKEYKNDEFIYPAIGPHAPYTCSPPTLQKSMQVAVDYDVVYHIHVSETLHEVEDIKNRYGDTPVKHLNNIGVLNDRVLAAHMVHPTDEEVELLAEKNVKIAHCPESNLKLASGIAPVPKMLEKGIIVSFGTDGTASNDDLDIIGELSTAAKLHKGYNLNPTVLPAKQVLAMATRDAAKAVRLDKKIGSIEVGKYADLVIIDINQPHLQPLFDPYIQIVYSSRGSDVDTVLINGKVVVKNKEVLTVEKERVLSIAKKWKEKILS from the coding sequence ATGTTTGATTTGGTAATTAAAAATGCTTGGGTCTTAACAATGGATGAAAACTTTACAGAATATAAAAATGGATATATTGCGATAAAAGATGGAAAAATCGCAGAAGTAGGAGAAAATAAAGAGAATTTAGAAAGTAGAGAAGTGATTGATGCTAATGGAAATATTGTATTACCCGGATTTATAAATACACATACCCATGCTGCAATGACATTGCTTAGAGGATATGGAAGTGATAATCCTTTAAAAGTATGGCTTGAGCAGTATATTTGGCCGGTTGAAGGAAAGTTTGTTAGTTATGAGTTTGTAAAAGATGGTACAGATATAGCATGTTATGAGATGTTAAGAAATGGTATCACATGTTTTGTTGATATGTATTTTTACGAAAATGCAGTTGCTGATGCCGTAAAATCCGCTCAAATGAGAGCTGTATTGACTACAGGAATTCTTGATTTTCCTACTCCAGGAGCAAAAACACCAGATGAAGGAATCCAAAAAACCATAGATTTTATAAAAGAATATAAAAATGATGAGTTTATATATCCAGCAATAGGACCACATGCACCTTACACATGTAGCCCTCCAACACTACAAAAATCCATGCAGGTTGCAGTAGATTATGACGTTGTATATCACATACACGTATCAGAAACTTTACATGAAGTTGAAGATATAAAAAACAGATATGGCGATACACCAGTAAAACATCTAAACAATATTGGAGTTTTAAATGATAGGGTTTTGGCAGCCCATATGGTTCATCCTACAGATGAAGAGGTCGAGCTGTTAGCAGAAAAAAATGTAAAGATTGCCCACTGTCCGGAGAGTAATTTAAAATTAGCATCAGGAATTGCACCCGTTCCAAAAATGTTAGAAAAGGGAATTATTGTTTCTTTTGGAACCGACGGAACAGCTTCAAACGATGACCTTGATATTATCGGTGAGCTTTCTACTGCTGCAAAATTACACAAAGGATATAACTTAAATCCAACAGTTTTACCTGCAAAACAAGTTTTAGCAATGGCAACAAGAGATGCAGCAAAAGCAGTTAGATTGGACAAAAAAATAGGAAGTATAGAAGTTGGTAAGTATGCAGATTTAGTGATAATTGATATAAATCAACCACACTTACAGCCACTTTTTGACCCATACATACAAATAGTCTATTCATCAAGGGGTAGTGATGTTGATACTGTATTAATAAATGGAAAGGTTGTAGTTAAAAATAAGGAAGTTTTAACTGTAGAAAAAGAAAGAGTGTTATCAATAGCTAAAAAGTGGAAGGAAAAGATTTTAAGTTAA